The following are encoded together in the Juglans microcarpa x Juglans regia isolate MS1-56 chromosome 2D, Jm3101_v1.0, whole genome shotgun sequence genome:
- the LOC121249322 gene encoding B-box domain protein 30: MCRGLQEEKLGGLCRLQSTHLDAEDTPPAGATAATVPCELCGSRASLYCQADDAFLCRKCDKCVHGANFLALRHIRCFLCNTCQNLTQRYLLGASFEVVLPTIVSLSEGSDHSCNSDIGKQCSRKLKMPFLLL; encoded by the coding sequence ATGTGCAGAGGACTACAAGAGGAAAAGTTAGGTGGACTCTGCAGGCTGCAGTCCACCCACCTAGATGCAGAAGATACGCCGCCTGCAGGTGCCACCGCCGCCACGGTGCCTTGCGAGCTCTGTGGCTCCAGGGCTTCACTCTATTGCCAAGCCGATGATGCTTTTCTGTGCAGAAAATGCGATAAATGTGTTCATGGGGCTAATTTCTTAGCCCTCAGGCATATTAGGTGCTTTCTCTGCAACACATGCCAAAACCTTACTCAACGATATCTTCTTGGAGCTTCGTTCGAGGTGGTGCTTCCAACAATAGTAAGTTTGTCGGAGGGAAGTGATCATTCATGTAATTCGGACATAGGGAAGCAGTGCTCGAGGAAGCTAAAAATGCCTTTTCTGCTGCTCTGA
- the LOC121249323 gene encoding uclacyanin 1, with translation MAMLRTLMSLAISGMLIKLAMAASYTVGGLNGGWDTTTNLQTWASSQSFVVGDNLIFQYAPNHDVVEVSKADYDSCQANNPIQSYNGGTTTIPLSSPGSRYFVCGTLGHCSQGMKVEIDTLAASAPTTASPPAIPPASSVTLVPTPAPESSTSSPAPVPAPESTSPQLLTPSPSDSPLGSPASSSIIPSTESTRTSSSGSSTEPPPPSAAHKDSFLVIMTMGLSLFVMMMLQAY, from the exons ATGGCAATGCTACGAACATTGATGAGCTTGGCTATTTCAGGCATGCTCATCAAATTAGCCATGGCAGCAAGTTACACAGTCGGAGGCCTAAACGGTGGGTGGGATACAACCACCAACCTGCAAACATGGGCATCATCCCAATCATTTGTAGTTGGAGATAACCTAA TTTTTCAGTATGCACCAAACCATGATGTGGTTGAGGTTTCGAAGGCGGACTATGACTCCTGCCAGGCAAATAACCCAATTCAGTCCTACAATGGTGGCACCACAACCATCCCACTTTCTTCTCCAGGCAGTAGATACTTCGTCTGTGGAACATTGGGACATTGCAGCCAAGGAATGAAGGTGGAAATAGACACTCTTGCAGCATCAGCTCCAACAACCGCATCTCCTCCAGCAATCCCACCGGCTTCCTCGGTGACTCTGGTTCCTACTCCAGCTCCAGAAAGTTCTACTTCCTCACCAGCACCAGTACCAGCACCAGAATCAACTTCCCCGCAGCTGCTCACTCCATCACCATCTGACTCACCTTTGGGTAGTCCTGCATCATCCTCTATTATTCCTTCAACTGAATCCACTCGAACCTCTTCAAGTGGATCTTCAACTGAACCACCTCCCCCATCAGCAGCTCACAAAGATAGTTTCCTTGTCATCATGACAATGGGGTTAAGCCTTTTTGTAATGATGATGCTTCAGGCATACTAA
- the LOC121248059 gene encoding transcription factor ILR3-like isoform X1: MELHSSESSNWLFDYEIMGDISVTGGPFRAPASGSFSWGPQPFNCSSNSSMIVECSFGDSDNLKDVVSRKRLRPETNGATGSKACREKLRRDCLNERFLELGSIVEPGRPAKTDKTAILIDAIRMMTQLRSEAQKLKESNEDLQLKIQELKSEKNELRDEKQRLKADKEKLEQQVSAMSGQPGFLPHPSSMVAAFAAEGQASRNKLIPFIGYPSIAMWQFMPPALVDTSQDHVLRPPVA; encoded by the exons ATGGAGCTTCATTCCTCAGAGAGCTCTAATTGGCTCTTTGACTATGAAATTATGGGAGACATATCCGTTACAGGCGGCCCGTTTCGGGCACCGGCCTCCGGTAGTTTCAGCTGGGGACCACAACCCTTCAACTGTTCCTCCAATAGCAG TATGATAGTGGAATGCTCTTTTGGAGATTCAGATAACCTTAAGGATGTCGTTTCTCGAAAACG GTTGAGGCCTGAAACAAATGGTGCAACTGGCTCAAAAGCATGCAGGGAGAAATTGCGTAGAGATTGTCTAAATGAGAG GTTCCTTGAATTGGGTTCTATTGTGGAGCCTGGAAGGCCAGCCAAAACAGACAAGACTGCTATTTTGATTGATGCTATTCGAATGATGACACAGTTACGAAGCGAAGCTCAGAAGCTGAAGGAATCAAATGAGGATTTGCAATTGAAGATTCAAGAATTGAAG TCTGAGAAGAATGAGCTTCGGGATGAGAAGCAGAGGCTCAAGGCAGACAAAGAGAAGTTGGAGCAGCAAGTCAGCGCAATGAGTGGGCAGCCAGGCTTCCTGCCTCATCCCTCTTCAATGGTGGCTGCATTTGCTGCTGAAGGACAGGCTTCTAGAAACAAGCTAATACCTTTCATTGGTTACCCCAGTATTGCCATGTGGCAATTCATGCCACCTGCTTTAGTTGACACATCACAGGATCATGTATTACGCCCTCCAGTTGCTTAA
- the LOC121248059 gene encoding transcription factor ILR3-like isoform X2 yields MELHSSESSNWLFDYEIMGDISVTGGPFRAPASGSFSWGPQPFNCSSNSRLRPETNGATGSKACREKLRRDCLNERFLELGSIVEPGRPAKTDKTAILIDAIRMMTQLRSEAQKLKESNEDLQLKIQELKSEKNELRDEKQRLKADKEKLEQQVSAMSGQPGFLPHPSSMVAAFAAEGQASRNKLIPFIGYPSIAMWQFMPPALVDTSQDHVLRPPVA; encoded by the exons ATGGAGCTTCATTCCTCAGAGAGCTCTAATTGGCTCTTTGACTATGAAATTATGGGAGACATATCCGTTACAGGCGGCCCGTTTCGGGCACCGGCCTCCGGTAGTTTCAGCTGGGGACCACAACCCTTCAACTGTTCCTCCAATAGCAG GTTGAGGCCTGAAACAAATGGTGCAACTGGCTCAAAAGCATGCAGGGAGAAATTGCGTAGAGATTGTCTAAATGAGAG GTTCCTTGAATTGGGTTCTATTGTGGAGCCTGGAAGGCCAGCCAAAACAGACAAGACTGCTATTTTGATTGATGCTATTCGAATGATGACACAGTTACGAAGCGAAGCTCAGAAGCTGAAGGAATCAAATGAGGATTTGCAATTGAAGATTCAAGAATTGAAG TCTGAGAAGAATGAGCTTCGGGATGAGAAGCAGAGGCTCAAGGCAGACAAAGAGAAGTTGGAGCAGCAAGTCAGCGCAATGAGTGGGCAGCCAGGCTTCCTGCCTCATCCCTCTTCAATGGTGGCTGCATTTGCTGCTGAAGGACAGGCTTCTAGAAACAAGCTAATACCTTTCATTGGTTACCCCAGTATTGCCATGTGGCAATTCATGCCACCTGCTTTAGTTGACACATCACAGGATCATGTATTACGCCCTCCAGTTGCTTAA